The Acidianus manzaensis genome has a window encoding:
- a CDS encoding indolepyruvate oxidoreductase subunit beta: MDKVDIIIAGIGGQGIITMGRILVEASNLSGIKALVSETHGLAQRGGAVNVHVRIGDVLAPLIRKGNADYLIALEATEALRNIDYANKNTIIIINKLVERSVLPKIKMLSFEEILEKIRRISNNVIPIDAKKLAIEAGNPKAMNAVMIGTMMSFGKLKNLVNEENILKALRTDVNRKAYLSGKIKIEVT, from the coding sequence ATGGACAAAGTAGATATTATAATTGCAGGTATTGGTGGACAAGGAATAATAACAATGGGAAGAATTTTAGTAGAAGCGTCTAATTTAAGCGGAATAAAGGCTTTAGTATCTGAAACTCACGGTTTAGCACAGAGAGGAGGAGCAGTTAATGTTCACGTTAGAATAGGTGATGTTTTAGCTCCATTAATCCGTAAAGGAAATGCTGATTATTTAATTGCTTTAGAAGCAACAGAAGCATTAAGAAATATAGATTATGCCAATAAAAATACAATTATTATTATAAATAAATTGGTAGAAAGATCTGTTTTACCTAAGATAAAAATGTTATCTTTTGAAGAAATTTTGGAAAAAATAAGAAGAATATCTAATAACGTAATTCCTATTGACGCTAAGAAATTAGCTATTGAAGCTGGAAATCCCAAGGCTATGAATGCTGTAATGATAGGAACAATGATGAGTTTTGGAAAACTGAAAAATCTAGTAAATGAAGAAAATATATTGAAGGCTTTAAGAACTGATGTAAATAGAAAAGCTTACCTCTCAGGAAAAATAAAAATAGAAGTAACATGA
- a CDS encoding MFS transporter, with product MSKEDNVKSAQIIARLDRLPTWAFNYILLGIIGVGELFTFYDIFNINVSFVQTAVVLFHVSPSNAAILLGPVVLGNLIGYVIGSLVLSPISDKIGRRNMLMITMLIMGLSSFYNAATFSYLEFLIARILTGIGVGADLAIVNTYISEVAPTHIRAKYVSLIFVFSTIGGFLAIWLGLILTTPSAPFPQGLPFALGGSGYLATNGWRVMYIIGGFLAIIGLLLRFELPESPRWLIGKGRINEAETIVRSMEEKITKRGISLPQIPNLVTMSKPQKEVPYSEILTNKFYLKRLAILMPMWFLAYTTVYSIASGLTSLLTAHGYSSSEAGVISAIGITGFVLAAIIATEFGEKIERKFWISIGALITVIGGIIVAIIPNIIIDGIGAIILFIGFNVWVPVAYAWTAESFPTRARTSGFALCDGFGHLGGGIGVAYITSIAVLLPTLELFGLIAVFLVIAAIIALVGGHYTAHRRLDEISP from the coding sequence ATGTCAAAAGAAGATAATGTAAAGTCAGCCCAAATTATAGCTAGACTTGATAGGCTACCAACATGGGCCTTTAACTATATTTTGTTAGGAATTATAGGTGTTGGAGAATTATTTACATTTTATGATATTTTCAATATAAATGTAAGTTTTGTTCAGACTGCAGTAGTATTATTTCATGTATCTCCTTCAAATGCGGCCATATTACTAGGACCGGTAGTTTTAGGCAATTTAATCGGTTACGTTATAGGTTCTCTTGTCTTGTCTCCAATTTCTGATAAGATAGGTAGAAGAAATATGCTAATGATAACAATGCTAATAATGGGTTTAAGCTCATTTTATAATGCAGCCACTTTTTCGTATCTGGAATTCTTAATTGCAAGGATTTTGACAGGGATAGGCGTAGGAGCAGACTTAGCAATAGTTAACACATATATCAGTGAAGTAGCACCTACGCATATAAGAGCAAAATATGTATCATTAATTTTTGTTTTCTCTACGATAGGTGGATTTTTAGCTATATGGTTAGGATTAATCTTAACTACACCATCGGCACCGTTTCCGCAAGGATTACCATTCGCGTTAGGTGGGTCAGGATATTTAGCAACAAACGGTTGGAGAGTAATGTATATTATAGGAGGATTCTTGGCTATAATAGGTCTACTTTTACGATTTGAATTACCCGAATCTCCTAGATGGCTTATAGGAAAAGGAAGGATCAACGAAGCTGAAACAATAGTAAGATCTATGGAGGAAAAAATTACAAAGAGGGGAATTTCTTTACCTCAAATTCCTAACTTAGTCACTATGAGTAAACCTCAAAAAGAGGTACCTTATTCAGAAATTCTAACAAATAAATTCTACCTAAAGAGATTAGCAATTTTGATGCCAATGTGGTTCTTAGCTTATACAACAGTATATAGCATAGCTTCCGGTTTAACATCACTTCTTACTGCTCATGGATATAGTTCATCAGAGGCAGGAGTAATTTCTGCTATTGGAATAACAGGATTCGTATTAGCAGCAATTATAGCAACTGAATTTGGAGAAAAAATAGAAAGAAAGTTCTGGATAAGTATAGGTGCGCTAATAACAGTGATAGGAGGAATAATAGTAGCGATAATACCAAATATAATAATTGATGGTATAGGAGCAATTATATTATTTATAGGATTTAACGTTTGGGTCCCAGTAGCTTACGCATGGACAGCTGAAAGTTTCCCAACTAGGGCTAGAACTTCAGGTTTTGCATTATGTGATGGATTCGGGCATTTAGGAGGAGGGATAGGAGTAGCTTATATTACATCAATAGCAGTCTTATTACCTACTCTGGAACTCTTTGGACTTATCGCAGTATTCTTAGTTATAGCCGCAATAATTGCACTTGTAGGAGGTCATTATACTGCACATAGGAGGTTAGATGAGATTTCTCCATAA
- a CDS encoding indolepyruvate ferredoxin oxidoreductase subunit alpha, with the protein MMQQLVNQKTLLGNEAIALGALASGVAVATGYPGTPSTEIIETLQKFKDRYVEWSANEKVAFETAYGASITGAYAMASMKHVGMNVASDAIMSSSYTGVEGALVIISAGDPSMWSSQSEQDNRYYGLMGLIPVVEPYDPQSAHDLIIKAFEFSNKYHHPVIFSTNTRISHVRSLVNVKDPISPKFGKLIKKPDKYSLVPEVAKKNRIEQLRKWEEIQKGISVFNEIEEGKDDKKVIITSGLAYAYVKELVGDSVKILKLLAPVPLNKDQIIDALSNADEALVVEELEPVVEMQVKNIAFDEGIRIKIHGKDYIPRSGELTLDAVGQGLNKFLGIEFENNNEFNDILSEVPPRPPAMCPGCPHRSSFIDIKRGVVQGGLSQTFFSGDIGCYSLGILPPFNEQDSLIDMGSSLGIANGVFRSTGNIPIAIIGDSTFFHSGLPGLANAVYNNLPVVIVVLDNRVTAMTGQNPSPSREIDIASTAKGMGVEFVKEFDPFDIKGGVKTIAEASTWVKKNKKPALLVAKRTCALDVIDKVEELPLAVVDIDKCTGCSICYDFFTCPAIIPRKDKKIEIDDVQCIGCGACIPVCPYNAIKLQGKIPEGWDELWTK; encoded by the coding sequence ATGATGCAACAACTTGTTAATCAAAAAACGTTATTAGGCAATGAGGCAATTGCATTAGGTGCTTTAGCTTCTGGAGTAGCAGTTGCTACTGGATATCCTGGAACTCCATCAACTGAAATAATAGAGACACTACAGAAGTTCAAAGATAGATATGTAGAGTGGAGCGCAAACGAAAAAGTTGCTTTTGAAACAGCTTATGGTGCTAGCATTACTGGAGCATATGCTATGGCTTCTATGAAACACGTTGGAATGAACGTAGCTTCAGATGCAATAATGAGCAGCTCATATACTGGAGTAGAAGGAGCATTAGTCATAATCTCAGCTGGAGATCCCTCTATGTGGTCATCTCAAAGTGAACAAGATAATAGATATTATGGATTAATGGGATTAATTCCAGTAGTAGAACCTTACGATCCCCAAAGTGCACATGATTTAATAATTAAAGCATTTGAGTTCAGTAATAAATATCATCATCCAGTAATTTTTTCTACTAATACAAGAATAAGTCATGTAAGAAGCTTGGTTAATGTTAAAGATCCGATTTCGCCAAAATTTGGAAAATTGATTAAAAAACCTGATAAATATTCCTTAGTCCCAGAAGTAGCAAAAAAGAATAGAATAGAACAATTAAGGAAATGGGAGGAAATACAAAAAGGAATTTCAGTATTTAACGAAATTGAAGAAGGAAAAGATGATAAAAAAGTTATAATAACATCCGGACTAGCTTATGCATATGTCAAAGAATTAGTTGGAGATAGTGTAAAAATTCTAAAATTATTAGCTCCAGTTCCATTAAATAAGGACCAAATCATTGATGCGTTAAGTAATGCAGACGAAGCTTTAGTAGTAGAAGAACTTGAACCAGTAGTAGAAATGCAAGTTAAAAACATAGCATTTGATGAAGGAATTAGAATTAAAATTCATGGAAAAGACTACATTCCTAGAAGCGGAGAATTAACTTTAGACGCAGTAGGACAAGGATTGAATAAATTTCTCGGGATAGAATTTGAGAATAACAACGAATTTAATGATATTTTATCAGAAGTTCCTCCTAGACCTCCTGCAATGTGCCCAGGCTGTCCGCATAGATCTTCATTTATCGATATAAAAAGGGGAGTTGTTCAAGGAGGATTATCTCAAACCTTCTTCTCCGGAGATATAGGATGTTATTCCTTAGGAATCTTACCCCCATTTAACGAACAAGATAGTCTAATAGATATGGGAAGTAGCCTTGGAATTGCAAACGGGGTATTTAGATCGACAGGCAATATACCTATAGCTATAATAGGAGATTCCACTTTCTTCCATTCTGGTTTACCGGGTTTAGCTAATGCTGTATATAATAACTTACCCGTAGTTATTGTTGTATTAGATAATAGAGTAACCGCTATGACTGGACAAAATCCTAGTCCTTCTAGAGAAATAGATATTGCAAGTACAGCTAAGGGTATGGGAGTAGAATTTGTTAAAGAATTTGATCCCTTCGATATTAAGGGAGGAGTGAAAACTATTGCTGAAGCTTCTACCTGGGTTAAGAAGAATAAGAAACCGGCATTATTAGTAGCTAAAAGAACGTGCGCTTTGGACGTAATAGATAAAGTAGAAGAATTACCATTAGCTGTTGTAGACATAGATAAATGTACTGGATGTTCAATATGCTATGATTTCTTCACATGTCCAGCTATAATTCCTAGAAAAGATAAGAAAATAGAAATTGACGATGTGCAATGTATAGGCTGTGGAGCTTGTATTCCAGTTTGTCCATATAATGCAATTAAACTTCAAGGAAAAATACCTGAAGGATGGGATGAATTATGGACAAAGTAG
- the cyp119 gene encoding cytochrome P450 Cyp119, with product MYDWFKKMRKESPVYYDGEVWNVFTYNDCKLILNDFKRFSSAMTDYNEKLPDLRSGKITFAVPTRYTMLTSDPPLHDELRGMTSNFFNPANLRQLEGFIRETVDNLISNLDNEFDVIESIAVPLPVIIISKLLGIESDVKKIKEWSDIVALRLGKPTEIFRIGKKYLELINFSKNVINSRKGEKGDDITSVIANSNLSDVEKRGYLILLMIAGNETTTNLIGNAIEDLTIFKQWDYIRKNGGLKAVEEALRYSPPVMRTARITKEKVNIGGKEIEEGELIRVWIASANRDESVFNNPDDFIPDRSPNPHLSFGSGIHLCLGAPLARLEAKILLEELSRKMEITDIIEKEKIENEILNGYKKLVVKGKKLDTNKLN from the coding sequence ATGTACGACTGGTTCAAGAAAATGAGGAAAGAAAGCCCAGTTTATTATGACGGAGAAGTTTGGAATGTGTTTACTTATAATGATTGTAAATTAATACTTAATGATTTTAAGAGATTTTCCTCTGCTATGACAGACTATAATGAAAAATTGCCAGATTTAAGATCGGGCAAAATAACTTTCGCTGTACCGACAAGATATACAATGTTAACATCTGATCCACCATTACATGATGAACTTAGAGGAATGACGAGCAATTTCTTTAATCCGGCTAACTTAAGACAATTAGAGGGATTCATAAGAGAAACTGTTGATAACTTAATTTCAAACTTAGATAATGAATTTGATGTAATAGAAAGTATTGCAGTCCCCTTACCAGTTATAATAATATCTAAATTGTTAGGAATAGAGTCTGATGTGAAGAAGATTAAAGAGTGGTCTGACATAGTAGCGTTAAGGTTGGGTAAACCAACGGAAATTTTTAGGATTGGAAAGAAATATCTAGAATTAATCAATTTTTCTAAAAACGTTATAAATTCTAGGAAAGGAGAAAAAGGTGATGATATAACTTCAGTTATTGCTAATTCAAATCTATCCGATGTAGAGAAAAGAGGATATCTTATTCTACTCATGATAGCAGGAAATGAAACAACTACTAATTTAATAGGAAATGCCATAGAAGATTTAACTATATTTAAACAATGGGATTATATAAGGAAGAATGGAGGATTGAAGGCAGTAGAAGAAGCGTTAAGATATTCTCCACCAGTAATGAGAACTGCAAGAATAACTAAGGAAAAAGTAAATATCGGAGGAAAAGAAATAGAAGAAGGCGAACTTATAAGAGTTTGGATCGCTTCGGCTAATAGAGATGAGAGCGTATTTAATAATCCAGATGATTTTATACCAGACAGATCCCCTAATCCTCATCTTAGTTTCGGTTCTGGAATACACTTGTGCTTAGGTGCACCACTAGCAAGACTAGAAGCTAAAATATTATTAGAAGAATTATCTAGAAAAATGGAAATTACAGATATTATAGAAAAGGAGAAAATTGAAAATGAGATACTTAACGGATATAAGAAATTAGTTGTTAAAGGGAAAAAGTTAGATACTAATAAACTTAATTAG